Proteins from a genomic interval of Trifolium pratense cultivar HEN17-A07 linkage group LG6, ARS_RC_1.1, whole genome shotgun sequence:
- the LOC123888799 gene encoding GPI transamidase component PIG-S, which produces MAEISNSPPPEPKLTEQNPQTQITESSTSQFDSKTMRKTKPGVKRLIMTLTVLISFILGFPLLMKSIEIYRAPLPFDRIESFSSKIESSPLLFPCRFRAIFVGFNFRVSNNELEEVIRRKMIDLSPGESRCGCDGDYSVSAVVDLEEVNAVDFGGKLRENNEEADELVKRLVNVYGEEKVYSVVVVNGEEEVKAVVGKYRHAWIVGKVTQEDAVFRVAEIFAKVFVNGRSEDGVIRNEFMPVGADGRIVLSFSLLNADPRDWIYDWNFSEIDETLLQPVIEALKPVADVTVESQVLYHTPKSSFSYWDDEHGSHIFSTQDLPFFVNSNEWHLDTSVAAGGRSKVLQLVVYIPSAKECPLQLELPNGEISKTNGFISPMWGGVVVWNPQSCIKDFESKGPVRHKISPQDLHKVFEVLMGQLRQLLGLKSDDIYVGESGTSILLGSERGFTEWELDALSRKHFCFNLLSCATTLGSLSRLVQSLPRMIIMDEIGKQVKFSLEAAKSAQTNATIGIYDASAVSSRHSRSLAEDAFFHPSIMSISYYSFEHCFAIYSPFFLPVTMHILLAAVREWKRYKQENRKYLTWKAKAKTTP; this is translated from the exons ATGGCGGAAATATCAAATTCTCCACCGCCGGAACCAAAACTCACCGAACAAAACCCCCAAACTCAGATAACTGAATCATCCACTTCACAATTCGATTCCAAAACCATGCGAAAAACTAAACCCGGCGTTAAACGTCTCATCATGACTCTCACAGTTCTCATCTCTTTCATATTAGGTTTTCCACTTCTCATGAAATCCATCGAAATCTACCGTGCACCTCTCCCCTTTGACCGTATTGAATCATTCTCCTCCAAAATTGAATCCAGTCCGTTGCTTTTTCCATGTCGATTTAGAGCTATCTTCGTCGGtttcaattttagggtttcgAATAACGAACTTGAAGAGGTTATTCGGAGGAAAATGATTGATCTCAGCCCCGGCGAATCGCGCTGTGGCTGTGATGGTGATTACTCTGTTTCGGCTGTTGTTGATTTGGAAGAAGTCAATGCTGTTGATTTTGGCGGGAAATTGAGGGAAAATAACGAAGAGGCGGATGAATTGGTGAAGAGATTGGTGAATGTGTATGGAGAAGAGAAGGTGTATAGTGTTGTGGTGGTGAATGGAGAGGAAGAGGTGAAGGCTGTGGTTGGGAAGTATCGGCACGCGTGGATTGTTGGTAAGGTTACGCAGGAGGATGCGGTTTTTCGTGTGGCGGAGATATTTGCTAAGGTTTTTGTTAATGGTAGGAGTGAAGATGGTGTAATTCGTAACGAGTTTATGCCTGTTGGTGCTGATGGGAGGATTGTTCTTTCTTTTAGTTTGCTCAATGCAGACCCGCGAGATTGGATTTATGATTG GAATTTCAGTGAAATAGATGAGACTTTGTTGCAGCCTGTCATCGAGGCTTTGAAACCTGTAGCCGATGTTACGGTTGAAAGCCAG GTTTTGTACCACACACCGAAGTCTTCGTTTTCTTATTGGGATGACGAGCACGGCAGCCATATATTCAGTACTCAGGACCTTCCTTTCTTT GTGAATTCCAATGAGTGGCACTTAGATACTTCAGTTGCAGCTGGTGGGAGGTCAAAAGTATTGCAACTTGTTGT ATATATTCCATCTGCGAAGGAGTGTCCTCTTCAACTGGAGCTTCCAAATGGAGAGATCTCTAAGACTAATGGCTTTATATCTCCA ATGTGGGGAGGTGTTGTGGTATGGAACCCCCAAAGTTGTATAAAGGATTTTGAAAGTAAGGGTCCAGTCAGACATAAGATTTCTCCTCAG GATCTCCATAAGGTTTTTGAAGTTCTCATGGGGCAGTTACGGCAACTTCTTGGTCTGAAGTCAGATGACATTTATGTTGGTGAGTCAGGCACTTCCATTCTCCTAGGGAGTGAAAGAGGTTTCACAGAATG GGAATTGGATGCTTTGTCACGGAAgcatttttgttttaatctccTTTCATGTGCCACAACGCTTGGATCTCTTTCTAGATTG GTACAATCATTACCAAGGATGATTATCATGGATGAAATTGGAAAACAG GTGAAGTTTTCTCTGGAAGCTGCAAAGTCTGCTCAAACTAATGCGACTATTGGAATATATGATGCTTCGGCTG TGTCATCAAGGCATTCAAGATCTCTTGCAGAGGATGCCTTTTTTCATCCATCAATTATGTCCATCAGCTATTATTCGTTTGAGCATTGTTTTGCCATCTATTCG CCATTTTTTCTGCCTGTTACAATGCATATTCTCCTAGCCGCCGTAAGAGAATGGAAAAGATACAAGCAAGAAAATAGAAAGTACTTGACTTGGAAGGCCAAAGCAAAAACTACACCTTAA
- the LOC123888800 gene encoding beta-amyrin 24-hydroxylase-like, translated as MLQIQGYLVLFLLWFISTIFIRSLFKKSEYYKLPPGPPISLPILGHAPYLRSLLHKSLYNLSIRYGPLMHIMLGSQHVIVASSAESAKQILKTCEESFINRPIMIASENLTYGAADYFFIPYGTYWRFLKKLCMTELLSGKTLEHFVSIREDEIKCFLGTLLETSKSGKPIEMRHELIRHTNNIISRMTMGKKSNGMNDEVGELRKVIREIGELLGAFNLGDIIGFMRPFDLQGFGKRNRDTHHKMDLMMEKVLKEHEEVRAKEGDGSDRKKDLFDILLNLIEADGSKLTRQSAKAFALDMFIAGTNGPASVLEWALAELIRNPHVFKKAREEIDSVVGKERLVKESDIPNLPYLQAVVKETLRMHPPTPIFAREAIRSCQVDGYDVPEHSKIFINAWAIGRDPNYWDNPLVYDPERFFVNDDPNKSKIDVRGQYYQLLPFGSGRRSCPGASLALLVIQATLASLIQCYDWVVNDGKDHDLDMSEVGRVTVFLANPLKCKPVPHFVPFSA; from the exons ATGCTTCAAATCCAAGGCTACCTAGTATTATTTCTTTTATGGTTCATTTCAACTATTTTCATTAGATCACTTTTCAAAAAATCTGAGTATTATAAATTACCACCTGGTCCCCCAATTTCATTACCAATTTTAGGACATGCACCTTATCTTAGATCACTTCTTCATAAATCACTTTACAATCTATCAATTCGTTATGGCCCTTTAATGCATATCATGCTCGGTTCACAACATGTCATAGTTGCATCTTCAGCTGAAAGTGCTAAACAAATATTGAAAACTTGTGAAGAGTCTTTTATCAATAGACCAATTATGATTGCTAGTGAAAATTTAACATATGGTGCAGCTGATTATTTTTTCATACCTTATGGTACTTATTGGAGGTTTCTTAAGAAGCTTTGTATGACAGAGCTTCTTAGCGGGAAAACTCTCGAACACTTTGTTAGTATTCGAGAGGATGAAATTAAGTGTTTTTTAGGTACCCTTTTGGAAACATCTAAAAGTGGTAAGCCTATTGAAATGAGGCATGAACTTATTAGACATACTAATAATATCATTTCTAGAATGACCATGGGAAAAAAGAGTAATGGTATGAATGATGAAGTTGGTGAGTTGAGAAAAGTGATTAGGGAAATTGGTGAACTTCTTGGTGCATTTAATTTAGGTGATATTATTGGATTTATGAGACCATTTGATTTACAAGGATTTGGAAAAAGAAATAGAGATACACATCATAAGATGGATTTAATGATGGAGAAAGTGTTGAAGGAACATGAAGAGGTTAGAGCAAAAGAAGGTGATGGTAGTGATAGAAAGAAGGATCTGTTTGATATTTTGTTGAACTTGATTGAAGCTGATGGAAGTAAACTCACTAGACAAAGTGCTAAAGCTTTTGCTCtg GACATGTTCATTGCAGGAACAAATGGACCAGCAAGTGTGTTAGAATGGGCACTAGCAGAACTAATAAGAAATCCACATGTTTTCAAGAAAGCAAGAGAAGAAATTGATTCTGTTGTTGGTAAAGAAAGACTTGTTAAAGAATCAGATATACCAAATTTACCTTATCTTCAAGCAGTAGTTAAAGAAACTCTTAGAATGCATCCACCAACTCCAATATTTGCAAGAGAAGCTATAAGAAGTTGTCAAGTTGATGGATATGATGTACCAGAACATTCAAAGATTTTCATCAATGCTTGGGCTATTGGTAGAGATCCTAACTATTGGGACAATCCATTAGTCTATGACCCTGAAAGATTCTTCGTCAATGATGATCCTAACAAGAGTAAAATTGATGTTAGAGGACAATATTATCAACTTTTGCCATTTGGTAGTGGGAGAAGAAGTTGTCCTGGTGCTTCACTTGCTTTGCTTGTTATCCAAGCAACACTTGCTAGTTTGATACAATGCTATGATTGGGTTGTTAATGATGGTAAGGATCATGATCTTGATATGTC